In Engraulis encrasicolus isolate BLACKSEA-1 chromosome 15, IST_EnEncr_1.0, whole genome shotgun sequence, the genomic window TCGCGCCACTTGTCTGTCTATTTACAATTATACTTGGACTGCTTGATGCTTGAACTGCTAGATCTGTTAATCATTCCACCTTTTTGAATTGCTGTAGTCTTGGGCTAAACGTGTGCTATTTTCCTCAGCAACGTGGAAATTGGCGTGACGTCGGATGGAAAAACAGTTGTGTGCTACCATCCTGCAGCTGAATTCCCATACGAGTTAAGTCAGGTGAGGACGACAAAAGTCAATATCCAATCCCTAGGTTGAATTTAGGGCTAAACTTAGTACCTACACTAAGCTATAAACACAAACCTCTCGGACACATAAGCAACAATAACATAAAGTAACAATAGatatacattttatttactgacTGTGATTGAGAGTGAACACACTGATAATGTCAGATACTGTAGCAGTTGCATAAACCAAGTTTCTTACCATGTGTGGAGTGAAAATTATTGGTGCATTGTTAAATAATACTATTGAATCTCCATATTGTCACAATGCATAGTAAATGTGTTATTTAAGCCAGTTGATTGGAAATCTGGTTAGCTTAATTGACTGAGGTAGTCCCACAGCATCCTTGTGAAGGTCTTCACCTGActgaaataaataagtaaatggtATCAGGAAAAGGCTTGCTACATGCATTATCAACTAAAGTACTGTATTTTATATCCATTGCACAGTTTTAAGACTCACTGACAAGAcattatctctctttttcttctcactGTAGCCCATTCCTCGACCTGATCCCATAACCTCCCCTCCAGAAACACATGACCAAGTTTTAAAAGAGCGACTCAGCCAAGACAGGCTGAAGAACAAGCAGGCTCCCACCATTGAGGAGCTCAGCAAGATGTTCTACACCACAAAGCATCGCTGGTACCCAAGAGGACAGTAAGTACTCAACGTAGTGGCTTGACTCCTTAGGCCAGgtatggggaacctatgtctcgagggccgtttgcggcacttgaggccgttttatcccccgatatagttttaatgtgaTGCAGTttctagggctgggttcaaaagatcgaatcgcgatccaatatcgattcatgttcgaaaagtgtgatatcgattcacaactttgtggatcgatcttttgcaaatgattataggtgctattttctcaaccacatcctgtagctttcttccacattcatgtagactacatgcacaaatacacacggcctgttCAAGTTAATAgtgccacctttctctctcataccaagtttcccacttctttgtctcataccaaggtatttcatgtttgtgtgggtatcaaaggttgagataCTAGCTGGTCTTAGAAtgttaggcataaatgggttaaagtgacaacccagcaatacagaagatcgatattgaatcgaatgggatcgtggatcgaattggatcgtgaccttctggatcggaatcgaatcgatccaggaaatttggatcgattcccagcctagcagtttcacatgaaatatgacatattttgtaaaggaaactcaGAAAATAcagttgcaatacaattaagctatattcatggggcctagagaaggtcgggtctgttttaaaggtggctgccttcaatataggcctaacgtgcagggggaaatcctaatTTGCGTTCATAAtaaggccctcggaggacttttatggccctcggatgagtttgaagtggccccttgaatgagaacggttccccacccctggcttaggcCCATTCATACCCTGCAGTTGTCCGTATTATGACTGATGGGACATTGAAATACAAGGGACAGAGGCAGCGTGAGCGGTTCACTGGATGTTCAGTTGTCCTTTCTCACTGGACGGTCTGCATGTGAGTTCTATCCGATGTGCATTCTATTCTatctgagggctgcccccttgcacgggtgaagcataaatgcaattttgttgtgtgcagtgaacacttctgtgctgtggagtgctgtgtcacaatgacaacgagagttggagtttcccaatgggctttcactttcactttcacttagaatttgatggtggtatttATGGAAAATGTAAGATttttgaatgggtagcatgagttcttgaaataaactactaataacagtacacagtgcacctttaatcacCAATCTTCAAAGAGCAGAGTAGTAACTTAGTTGGCCTCATCCTAAAGGGTTTGATACAAACTGGTTGACTGAGGttcattttgattttgattttttctttttcagatatCACATGAGGCGCCGAAACCAGAATCCACCAAAAGACCGTTAATATTGTCCTGGAATGTACATTTATATGTGAACTCATATGCTTATTGATATTATTGTGTTATTTCGTCCAATAAATGTGTAAGTAAACATATGCACTTGTCAGTTGCATCTTTATTGAAAAGGTTTTCAGTAAAGCTATTACATGATTTGTGTGCACATATAGGTTGTGCACCTACAATTCTTTTACATTTCATTAAGTCCCTGATGTTCTTTCACAAATTAAATATAAATTGATACGAGTGGGTAGCAGTGTGTTGTTTACGAAACGATATGCATAAATGTTACATGGAGCAGTTAGTGTAAAATACATTTCCCAGCCGACTTTCGCCAATGACGTACCACCCATCACCGGAAGAGCCGTGCGTTTGCGCCGACTCTCCTAGCCAGCTAGCTAACGAAGCGATCGGGCCGCCGTACAAACCATAATAAGACAAGATGGCAGGGTTGCCCCGGAGGATTATTAAGGTTAGTACAAATTGCTCACTGTATTTGGAATGTAGACTTGTCAGCGTCGTTAGCCTATTATTGAAGAATGGCATATAAAACAGGAACAGCACGTGCGAACCTGTGTAAGCACTTGCGTCAAGCTAGCCCTGCCTTGTGGTCTCTTAACTGGGAGCTAACACTTCCGTTTGGAAAGACACAGGTTGGATGAAAATCCACCCTCTTCTGCTAAATATGGCGCTCAAACAGAATGCATGTTAAGTCTGACATAGCTGCACATCTATAGAACATTATAACCTGTCTGCAATAGACTGCCAAGCCATCAAAAGTGAGCGCTGCCTGTCCTCAAGACAGACTTGACAGTGAATATGCGCACGCTAACGCAGGGAAGGTGGCACCTCTCCAAACCAGTGGGATCTGCTTGAATGTGTTAATTGTATCAGTTGGGAAAAACAGCTATAACAAGTCCCTGTTGTTCTAGACTATTATACAACATACTTCAGTAAAGGGCATTTTGATCAAGTACCGGTAATACTAGGCAGTTAGCAGGCTAACAAACTCTAGCCCTCCTCTGTGACTTCAGGCTAGAATATGGCAGGTGTGGCTAGCCTGCCACcgccatagcctttctacctatagccgtcccacaggctattcgccccattatacaaaatttggccgcagttcaatggatttgcattaggggcgctgttcagacagagcagattggggttccccaattgggctggggctaatcgcccacaataagtcctccctagcagctgaaacctggacatattacggtcgtctctgactgcaaattaaacattaaaatttaaaacacagtaacataggagttatatccgtctagtttcttacagcttcgacatttgtgagtcagtcttcactagcttctagctaaggaaatgacgacatccaattggtgaatggggaactaaaccggatgctaacgtcggcgagacgtagcctagccacaagctaactgacaaacgtgaggccaacaactcggccgatcgtgatgtacgccacaaatagaccaatcgacctcatatttagacactacaatgttgatttctgccttcgattttcatcagttaagaaatctagcgtcggattaacacatttttaaggtagtaaagcgagttggcgccatgtttgttttccagaaacacccgggtagagagctcacgtgcagcattctgggtaattgagtttcacattattcatgcacaaaatgcgtgtttttaaaaaaatgcaatgagtttaaaaaatcaaaccaaatgccatttggaagggcaatttacacttcctttaggaaaactaaaatgaaaaccggtgaccttccatatcggacacatcagttgcgtctattgtggagcttcataggacccccattcattctgacggctctcctctgcttgaacatcgccgccccgtggacagtaccacccggaagaagcttccagtttggcctctcctctataaatcctctctgccACCGCTGTGTGTAGGTAGTTGTTTTCCGCCCCGTCAGGCCCGCCGTTCAACCCTAGTCTGGGAAATGAATGAAACTCATTGAT contains:
- the mrpl42 gene encoding 39S ribosomal protein L42, mitochondrial, whose protein sequence is MAARLGQGIFNSIKCFCPRLSGQSNVLYVKGVRIYPSHAKSTVQGPPIDDCNVEIGVTSDGKTVVCYHPAAEFPYELSQPIPRPDPITSPPETHDQVLKERLSQDRLKNKQAPTIEELSKMFYTTKHRWYPRGQYHMRRRNQNPPKDR